GGCTTCCAGGATGGTTTTGCGGTCGGTAAGGGGAAGATCGCGGAGGTCGTGGCCGTCGTACCACAGGATATCGAAAACATAATACCGCAGCTCGCCGTCGGCCTCGCTGCGCCATTGCTGCAGCGCGCCGAAGTTCGCCGCACCGTTGTCGCTCACGGCAACGATCTCACCGTCTACCACGGCGCGGATCCCCCAGGCCTGCAGCGCTTCCTGGATGGGATAGAACTTCTGGGAAAAGGATTTGTTGTTGCGGGACCGAAGGTCCGTCGCCTTTTTATCCATGAAGGCGAGCGACCGGTAGCCGTCCCACTTGATCTCGAAGATCCATTCGTCCGAACCGGGCGGCTCGTTCACCAGCGTGGCCAGCATGGGCCGGATATTGGGGTCCATCGGCCGTTTGACCGCCTTTTTCAGCAAGGCGGCCACCTTCGCGGGGAGTTTCCCCGGCGGTTTGACAGCCTTCTTCCGGGCAGCGGCGGGCTGCTTGCGAAGGTCCGCGGCGCCGGCCAGCGCGCCGGGCGTCGGAGCTCGTTCCTCTATGGCGGTATGTGAAGCTTTCCTTGCCATTTCTGCCAGTCATGCGGCAGAAACTATGCCAGCTGGAATTGCCCGTTTTCCGCCACAGTGCTATTTCACGAAGCGGAAATCGAAAGCCCCCGTGCGCAGGTGCACCCCATATTCCAGCCAGGCCTTCATACATGCGCAGAAATTGGCCCAGCCTTCCGTATTGCCCACCAGCCATTCCTGCCCCGGATCATACCCTTCAGGCGAAGATTCCTCGATTTTCACAATGGTGGCCTTACCCTCCGCGAAAGGCTCCAGGCGGATGGCGCATTCCAGCTCATGGCCGTTCACGTCCCAGCCGAAGCGCACCAGCGAGGGCGATTCCACTTTTTTCACCCGCACCGGAACGTCGCCGTCGAATTCCGGGAAGCGCCAGGTGAGGGTAGCGCCGGTAGCCATCCTGCCGGTGGATTGCGAAATGAAATAGTGGCGCATGATCTCCGGATTCACGATCGCTTCAAACACTTCCGCCACAGGCTTGCCGATCTGGATCGCAGCTTTGGCCGCAGGCCCCGGTTCCGGCTGTTTCCCCAGGTTGAAATCTCCCAGGCCGAAAGCATTCCCCAACGGATCACGGAGCATGGCGTAATGGATGCGCCCTTCCTTGTTTTTCGCGATTTTCACCACTTCCCCACCCAGTCGCTCGCACGCTTCCACACATTTCTCCGGTTCATCAACGTGCACATACAGCATCCACGCCTGCGGAACGCCCAGGTTCCCGCCCCTGGCATGGCAAACGCCGCCCACCGGCTTTCCGGCATCGTCTTTCATCATGTAATCCTCGTACGATTCACCGCCGTCTTTCATCGGTATACCGTCCGATTCCCAACCGATCACTTCCTGGTAAAAATCGCGTAGCGCCGTGGCGCCAGGCACGGTGAGGTCGGCGAAGATGAATGCTCCCTTTGTATACATGGCATTGAAATTTTTAACTCCCGGAATTTACGACAATTGCACTTCCGCCTGGGGGGCTTTTTGAGCCATTATCCTGGCCACAATGCCCCTGTACATAACGCCTGAAAACAAAAAAGCCGCACGCGATAAAGCGTACGGCCTTGTATGATTGTGTTTCAGTCTATTGCAAAATGGTATAAGCGCCTTGTGCTTCATAATTCTTCCCGTAACGGTCGGTTGCTCTCACCTTCACCTGGTGTTCGCCTGCCGGCAGCTTAAACGGAATCTTCACCCACCAGAGGTGCGTGCTCTGCACCGCATGCGAAGGACGTTTCCCGTTCAACAGTTTCTCGGTGTGATCGAACTTGTGGAGTACATCCAGGTACGCGGGATCCGCGGCTTCCATGTATTCCATGGGCTTCCATTCGCCGCCGTCGATGGAATATTCCACCTTGTCGCCTTTGGCGCCCATGAAGAAGTTGGCGTAAATGCCCGCCGAGCTGTTCCGGTCTTTCTCAATCACCTTCGGAATCGACAGCTCAATCTGGTAACCGTCGGATTTACCCGCCACTTTATAATCGATGCTGTATTGATTGCCGTGGATGTTCAGGAAAGCGTAGCCTTTCGGAGTGCCGTCGCGCATGGTGGAAGCGGGAACGCCCTGGGCGTTGATCTCGCCGGAGTACCAGTCGCCGGAAGTAGTGCCTGCGTTGTATTCGTGGTGCGGCTTTTCCTGCATCCATCCGTCTGCCTTTCCGTAGAAATTCTGGCGTTGCAGGTGGGTGTGGGCTGACATGGACAGCGTGTTCGGGAAATCTTTCAGCAATTCGAACAAGCGGTTCCTGTCTTCGGTCCGGAATGATACGCCGCCTTCGTTCAGCAGCGGGATGTGGAACGCGAGTACCACCAGTTTATCTTTCGGAACGGTTTTGAGATCGTTCTCGATGAACTGCAGCTGGTCTGCACGCAAGCCGCCCCAGTAGCCTTTTCCGTCGCGGGGATCGGGGTAGATGATATCGTCAAGTACGATGAAGTGCGCGTTGCCGTAGTTGAAGGCGTAATTGGCGGGGCCGAAGTTGGCTTCGAAGGTTTCGTCGGCGAAGAGGTCGTCTTTCGCGTCGTAATTCATGTCGTGGTTGCCGATTACGTTGTACCAGGGCAGGCCTACTTTCTTCACGGCCTGGATGTACGGGCCGTGCAGGCTGAGGTTATCGCCCACAAGGTCCCCAAGGCTGAGGCCGAAGGCAACATTCTTCACGCCTTCCACTTCCTTTACAACGCCGTTGCTGAAATGCTCGATTTCCTGCAGGGTGTAAGGTTGCGGGTCGCCGAATACGAGCACCCGGAAATTGCTGTTTTCCTCCTGTTTGCGCAGGCCGAAGTTCAGTTGCGCAGGCAGCGTACCGGTAGGCGTGGAACCTTTGAACTTGAAATCGGCGGGCGAGCCCTCCGGCTTATGGATATAATAACTTTGCGGCAGGTTATTCGCATCCAGGGCAAATTGGTAGCCTGCGGGCTTGATCACGAAAACTACCGTGCCCGGGCGCTCCGGCAGTTCATAATTCCCCTGCGCGTCGGTACCGGCCACTTCAGTACCGTTGCTGACATACACGCCGGAAAGACCTTT
Above is a genomic segment from Chitinophaga pollutisoli containing:
- a CDS encoding SRPBCC domain-containing protein; this encodes MYTKGAFIFADLTVPGATALRDFYQEVIGWESDGIPMKDGGESYEDYMMKDDAGKPVGGVCHARGGNLGVPQAWMLYVHVDEPEKCVEACERLGGEVVKIAKNKEGRIHYAMLRDPLGNAFGLGDFNLGKQPEPGPAAKAAIQIGKPVAEVFEAIVNPEIMRHYFISQSTGRMATGATLTWRFPEFDGDVPVRVKKVESPSLVRFGWDVNGHELECAIRLEPFAEGKATIVKIEESSPEGYDPGQEWLVGNTEGWANFCACMKAWLEYGVHLRTGAFDFRFVK
- a CDS encoding calcineurin-like phosphoesterase family protein, which gives rise to MKRKFFTAFAALTLIAAMAQAQVKGRVYEDLNGNGKLDKKEKGLSGVYVSNGTEVAGTDAQGNYELPERPGTVVFVIKPAGYQFALDANNLPQSYYIHKPEGSPADFKFKGSTPTGTLPAQLNFGLRKQEENSNFRVLVFGDPQPYTLQEIEHFSNGVVKEVEGVKNVAFGLSLGDLVGDNLSLHGPYIQAVKKVGLPWYNVIGNHDMNYDAKDDLFADETFEANFGPANYAFNYGNAHFIVLDDIIYPDPRDGKGYWGGLRADQLQFIENDLKTVPKDKLVVLAFHIPLLNEGGVSFRTEDRNRLFELLKDFPNTLSMSAHTHLQRQNFYGKADGWMQEKPHHEYNAGTTSGDWYSGEINAQGVPASTMRDGTPKGYAFLNIHGNQYSIDYKVAGKSDGYQIELSIPKVIEKDRNSSAGIYANFFMGAKGDKVEYSIDGGEWKPMEYMEAADPAYLDVLHKFDHTEKLLNGKRPSHAVQSTHLWWVKIPFKLPAGEHQVKVRATDRYGKNYEAQGAYTILQ